From a single bacterium genomic region:
- a CDS encoding type II toxin-antitoxin system VapC family toxin, which yields MKESIYLETTVVSYYTSKPSRDIIVLAHREITRQWWPMAIRRFNIFISEVVTEEAGLGDQEAAKRRLEELKNFSHLELNDKVEEMAQVYMEKLEIPEKSFRDAAHLAIASVHNIDYLITWNCAHLANGEVIKKLMKINEPFGIHTPIICTPEELMEV from the coding sequence ATGAAAGAGTCAATATACCTTGAGACTACAGTAGTAAGCTATTATACTTCTAAACCTAGTCGAGATATCATAGTCCTTGCTCATCGAGAAATTACACGGCAATGGTGGCCTATGGCAATAAGACGATTTAACATCTTTATCTCTGAGGTTGTAACTGAAGAGGCTGGATTGGGTGATCAAGAAGCAGCCAAAAGAAGATTAGAAGAATTAAAGAATTTCTCTCATCTCGAATTAAATGATAAAGTTGAGGAAATGGCTCAAGTGTATATGGAAAAGTTAGAAATTCCAGAAAAGTCTTTCCGTGACGCTGCTCATCTTGCTATTGCCTCTGTCCATAACATTGACTATCTTATAACTTGGAATTGTGCACACCTTGCTAATGGTGAAGTTATTAAGAAGTTAATGAAGATAAACGAGCCCTTTGGTATTCACACACCGATTATTTGTACACCAGAGGAGTTAATGGAGGTGTAA
- a CDS encoding energy transducer TonB yields the protein MGYSTKGFFASFFLHIIVILGIVNAYKLFPQDEKIVLDFGIVKEKPVSFQKKEGGAKPLIPRKEKPKEPPKLLSSPPLEKKEKQPPLTENLLSPVNNREESIELEGYEIGSSNLGPDSSINERGMGEGEGIGEGEGIGEGEGIGEGEGIGEGIFEATSLDFPLKIISFIPPKYPNIAKENGINGLVKIKLLINPEGMVDNAEIIAEEPKGFNFAKESLKVVKNYKFTQPKVLEKPVFAYYILPLRFSLED from the coding sequence ATGGGTTATTCCACAAAAGGTTTTTTTGCCTCTTTTTTTCTCCATATAATTGTTATTTTAGGGATTGTTAATGCCTATAAGCTTTTTCCCCAAGATGAAAAAATCGTTTTAGACTTTGGTATTGTAAAGGAAAAACCCGTATCTTTTCAAAAAAAAGAAGGAGGTGCAAAGCCACTTATTCCAAGAAAAGAAAAGCCCAAAGAGCCTCCAAAGCTATTGTCTTCTCCTCCTTTGGAAAAAAAAGAAAAGCAACCCCCTTTAACAGAAAATCTATTATCACCCGTAAATAATAGAGAAGAATCCATTGAGCTTGAAGGATACGAGATAGGTTCTAGCAATTTAGGCCCTGATAGCAGTATTAATGAAAGAGGTATGGGAGAAGGAGAAGGCATAGGAGAAGGAGAGGGTATCGGAGAAGGAGAGGGTATCGGAGAAGGAGAGGGTATCGGAGAAGGTATATTTGAGGCAACTAGCCTTGACTTTCCTTTAAAAATTATCTCCTTTATCCCGCCGAAATATCCGAATATCGCAAAGGAAAACGGCATAAATGGTTTGGTTAAGATAAAGCTTCTTATTAATCCAGAGGGAATGGTGGATAATGCAGAAATAATTGCAGAGGAGCCCAAAGGTTTTAATTTTGCAAAGGAATCATTAAAGGTGGTTAAAAATTATAAATTTACCCAACCAAAGGTATTAGAAAAGCCTGTCTTTGCTTACTACATCCTTCCCTTAAGGTTCTCTCTGGAAGATTAG